One part of the Candidatus Neomarinimicrobiota bacterium genome encodes these proteins:
- a CDS encoding ATP-binding protein — protein MKLRPRILTLVIGILIVSFLALSIPLYWYTRSALEDEMDKRLLSTARIAAGQLSGDLLLSLTREPALSAVRLALEQELASFLVDGIEGIAIYSQQGDELARQSQMKSDHPQVSVLLQNFSRIGSNVESAVSEIYQFPEGGYFKAAAIAIDTGMSPPPILVVWGGADFMTVIDQIVGSIFWIVLVSILVAVSLAIVFSRSLVRPVMQLSDYTKAIQKNIYSGTVDLGRTDELGDLNRALSEMHTEIREHEQSMKQLLSGIAHEIKNPLGGIEIYTGLLEEAFSDEAYGEDAVEHRSYLEKVARELRHLKQIVLEYLDYARPLRSHLEPLAVEAIFEDIQRILHPEMRQKQVQYSLSGKGVVLGDESKLRRVFLNLLKNSLEAVNEKGTISINIESQDGLVSVEVSDDGVGIPETDLANIFNPYFTTQDKGYGLGLAIVKSIIDEMNGTILVKSEVGKGTKFTLSLPQR, from the coding sequence ATGAAACTCCGGCCTAGAATTCTTACCCTGGTCATAGGGATCCTCATTGTTTCCTTCCTGGCCCTGTCGATACCGCTCTACTGGTACACACGCAGCGCGTTGGAAGATGAGATGGATAAACGCCTCCTGAGCACGGCTCGCATAGCCGCGGGACAGCTGAGCGGGGACCTCCTGCTGAGTCTCACAAGGGAGCCTGCTTTGTCCGCGGTCAGGCTTGCCCTGGAGCAGGAACTGGCTTCGTTCCTGGTCGACGGCATTGAAGGTATCGCGATCTACTCGCAGCAGGGCGATGAACTGGCCAGGCAGAGTCAAATGAAATCGGATCATCCCCAGGTATCGGTCCTGCTCCAGAACTTTTCCCGGATTGGGAGCAACGTAGAAAGCGCCGTATCGGAGATTTACCAGTTCCCTGAGGGCGGCTATTTCAAAGCTGCTGCCATCGCCATCGATACCGGAATGAGCCCTCCTCCCATCCTGGTGGTCTGGGGCGGTGCTGATTTTATGACGGTCATCGATCAGATTGTGGGCAGCATCTTCTGGATCGTTCTGGTCTCGATTCTGGTTGCCGTCAGTCTGGCCATCGTCTTTTCGCGATCACTGGTTCGCCCCGTCATGCAGCTCTCTGATTACACTAAAGCGATCCAGAAAAATATCTATTCGGGTACGGTGGATCTGGGACGGACAGATGAATTGGGCGACTTAAACCGGGCCCTGTCTGAGATGCATACCGAGATCAGGGAGCACGAGCAATCAATGAAACAGCTCCTCTCAGGCATTGCTCATGAAATAAAGAATCCGCTGGGCGGCATCGAGATATATACCGGACTGTTGGAGGAGGCCTTTTCCGATGAAGCCTATGGCGAAGATGCGGTCGAGCACCGCTCTTACCTCGAAAAGGTTGCCAGGGAACTCCGCCATCTGAAGCAGATTGTATTGGAATACCTCGACTATGCCCGCCCGCTTCGAAGCCATCTGGAACCACTGGCCGTCGAGGCGATCTTCGAGGATATCCAGCGCATCCTCCATCCGGAAATGAGACAAAAACAGGTGCAGTATAGCCTCTCCGGAAAAGGTGTGGTCCTGGGCGATGAGTCTAAACTCAGGCGGGTCTTCTTGAATCTATTAAAGAATAGCCTGGAGGCTGTTAACGAGAAGGGCACCATCAGCATCAATATTGAGAGTCAGGATGGCCTGGTAAGTGTGGAAGTGTCTGATGATGGCGTAGGCATTCCTGAAACCGACCTGGCGAACATTTTCAATCCCTACTTTACCACCCAGGACAAAGGTTATGGTCTGGGTCTGGCCATCGTAAAAAGCATTATTGATGAGATGAATGGCACGATTCTTGTTAAAAGTGAAGTAGGCAAAGGGACCAAGTTCACCTTGAGTCTCCCCCAGAGATAG